From one Streptomyces sp. NBC_01478 genomic stretch:
- a CDS encoding AfsR/SARP family transcriptional regulator produces the protein MPLAVKRPRCRAVLAYLLLHANHVVSTRQLIDALWGGSEPQTARSQIQADISVLRRVCRDAGAKIPVESRAPGYSIAVDDGELDLDVFRSRMARARQEAARGDSRSAVGLIRKALALWQGMPLADIAVSYAESAQTQLTSLRLTAYEDLADLEISEGHHGALIDDLMPLVAAHPLHENLRVKLMLALYRSGRQTAALEQARELRSLLAEQQGLTPGRGFTEMEQAILHADPSLDAMAPNPPAETPHTKSEHESAPEPDASMDSALPDAPAMPSALPVPMQLPSTPHLVGRQDLLDQLDDFLAGSLSDERFLGTVAVVGPAGVGKTTLAVHWGRTMADRFPDGQLYINLHGHDTQRAMTPARTIARALRSLGLPRDAIPAETDELIDLYRSTVAGKRLLVLLDNARSVDQVRPLLTTGAGSATLITSRFRLTGLVVRDGARQVSVGPMSPQEAEHLLERMLGAERLRTEPGATHSLAEACGRIPLALSIAAANIANHPLASITDHIRDLLDGNRLAVLQTPGDSDSTMQTVLGQSYDALDPDTRHMFRCLGLSPGPDFTVAAAAVLAGLSQVEAGRLVDRLLDAHLIGESAPDRFALHDLTRLYARARAEAEDSGPDRETARDRLTNWYLERTLAAQALAFPGYARLSGAEHSPGADFDTAGEALAWFDTEIPNLIAALHDDPLGTHTWRIADGLRPYFATRMNVGDWIDAANAAIIAAERLGNAEARFSGWYSLAHANMSVSDYPKAMGSFKTALSIARAVDHRHGIAGCENFIAQILIFTGHLDEAARRLESVMPAAPSAPSTSSTVVTLSRLGEVYFEQGRLADSLRVRCQALELATKAGARNQEPYALVNLAIVKHALGDLEEADTLYTQALIILGEFGDTDLESAAQSELATVHLDAGRLEAARECAENARRLAQGLKAPRWGWLARSVLATINRDPEEHLSAVLLADESGNPGWHSRALGATAATAEALGRPDAARDYAYQALQLAVTHGYRMSEADSLLVLARTQTPGSPEAHDFALRALAIHRQTGRRLGEQQARALLEEWGTAEPTARVTRLIPNPAWQTPPPSCIGVPQRWAADRRPTKAIPPSLEIGPAAMDQ, from the coding sequence ATGCCGCTGGCGGTGAAGCGTCCGCGGTGCCGGGCAGTCTTGGCCTATCTACTGCTGCACGCCAACCACGTGGTCTCCACGCGGCAGTTGATCGACGCGCTGTGGGGCGGCTCGGAGCCGCAGACGGCCCGCTCGCAGATCCAGGCCGACATCTCGGTGCTGCGCCGCGTGTGCCGCGATGCCGGAGCCAAGATCCCGGTCGAGAGCCGGGCCCCCGGCTATTCGATCGCCGTCGACGACGGCGAGCTCGACCTGGACGTCTTCCGCAGCAGAATGGCCCGGGCCCGCCAGGAGGCCGCGCGCGGCGACAGCCGCTCGGCGGTGGGCCTGATCCGCAAAGCGCTCGCGCTGTGGCAGGGCATGCCGCTGGCCGACATCGCGGTCAGCTACGCCGAGTCCGCGCAGACCCAGCTGACCAGCCTGCGCCTGACCGCCTATGAGGATCTGGCCGACCTGGAGATCAGCGAAGGGCACCACGGCGCGCTCATCGACGACCTGATGCCGCTGGTCGCGGCACACCCCCTCCACGAGAACCTGCGGGTGAAGCTGATGCTCGCGCTGTACCGCTCAGGCCGTCAGACCGCGGCGCTGGAGCAGGCGCGCGAGTTGCGCTCGCTGCTGGCCGAGCAGCAAGGGCTCACCCCGGGCCGCGGGTTCACCGAGATGGAACAGGCGATCCTGCACGCCGATCCCTCGCTGGACGCCATGGCGCCGAACCCGCCGGCCGAGACGCCGCACACGAAATCCGAGCACGAATCGGCCCCCGAACCCGACGCTTCCATGGACAGCGCGCTCCCCGATGCACCGGCCATGCCCTCGGCACTGCCGGTGCCCATGCAACTGCCGTCGACGCCGCATCTGGTAGGTCGGCAGGACCTGCTCGACCAGCTCGACGACTTCCTGGCCGGGAGCCTGTCCGACGAACGGTTCCTGGGCACGGTCGCAGTGGTCGGCCCCGCCGGCGTCGGCAAGACAACGCTGGCCGTGCACTGGGGCCGTACGATGGCCGACCGCTTCCCCGACGGCCAGCTCTACATCAACCTGCACGGCCACGACACGCAGCGCGCGATGACCCCGGCGCGGACGATCGCCCGCGCGCTGCGCTCTCTGGGGCTGCCCCGGGACGCCATACCGGCCGAGACGGACGAGCTCATCGACCTGTACCGTTCGACGGTCGCCGGCAAACGCCTGCTGGTGCTGCTCGACAACGCCCGGTCGGTCGACCAGGTCCGCCCGCTGCTGACCACCGGGGCGGGCTCGGCGACCCTGATCACCAGCCGGTTCCGGCTGACCGGCCTGGTCGTGCGCGACGGGGCGCGCCAGGTGTCGGTCGGGCCGATGTCGCCGCAGGAGGCCGAGCATCTGCTGGAGCGCATGCTCGGCGCCGAGCGCCTGCGCACCGAGCCGGGCGCGACCCACAGCCTGGCCGAGGCGTGCGGACGAATACCGCTGGCGCTGAGCATCGCGGCGGCCAACATCGCCAACCATCCACTGGCATCGATCACCGACCACATCAGGGACTTACTCGACGGCAACCGTCTGGCCGTGCTCCAGACTCCCGGCGACAGCGACAGCACGATGCAGACCGTCCTCGGACAGTCCTACGACGCTCTGGACCCTGACACCCGCCACATGTTCCGCTGCCTCGGACTCTCCCCAGGACCGGACTTCACGGTCGCGGCGGCCGCGGTACTGGCCGGCCTGAGCCAGGTCGAAGCCGGCCGGCTGGTGGACCGCCTGCTGGACGCCCACCTGATCGGTGAATCGGCGCCGGACCGCTTCGCCCTCCACGACCTGACCCGCCTGTATGCGCGAGCGCGCGCCGAAGCCGAGGACTCCGGGCCCGACCGCGAGACGGCACGCGACCGTCTGACCAACTGGTACCTGGAACGCACCCTTGCGGCGCAAGCGCTGGCTTTCCCCGGGTACGCCCGTCTGTCCGGCGCGGAGCACTCCCCCGGCGCGGACTTCGACACCGCGGGCGAGGCGCTGGCCTGGTTCGACACCGAGATCCCGAATCTGATCGCGGCCCTGCACGACGACCCGCTCGGCACCCACACCTGGCGGATCGCCGACGGACTTCGCCCCTACTTCGCCACCCGGATGAACGTCGGCGACTGGATCGACGCCGCCAACGCCGCCATCATCGCCGCCGAGCGCCTGGGCAACGCCGAAGCCCGGTTCAGCGGGTGGTACAGCCTCGCGCACGCGAACATGAGCGTGAGCGACTACCCGAAGGCGATGGGAAGCTTCAAGACGGCCCTGTCGATTGCGCGCGCCGTCGACCACCGCCACGGCATCGCCGGCTGCGAGAACTTCATCGCGCAGATCCTGATCTTCACCGGGCACCTCGACGAGGCGGCCCGCCGCCTGGAGTCGGTGATGCCCGCGGCACCGTCGGCTCCCAGCACGTCCAGCACGGTGGTCACCCTCTCCCGGCTCGGCGAGGTGTACTTCGAACAGGGCCGCCTGGCCGACTCGCTGCGCGTCCGGTGCCAGGCACTGGAACTGGCCACAAAGGCCGGCGCACGAAATCAGGAACCGTACGCCCTGGTCAATCTGGCCATCGTGAAGCACGCCCTGGGAGACTTGGAGGAAGCCGACACGCTGTACACCCAAGCCCTGATCATCCTCGGGGAGTTCGGCGACACCGATCTGGAGTCGGCGGCCCAGAGCGAGCTGGCCACGGTCCATCTGGACGCCGGACGGCTGGAGGCGGCGCGCGAGTGCGCGGAGAACGCGCGGCGCCTGGCGCAGGGTCTCAAGGCGCCTCGTTGGGGCTGGCTTGCACGCAGCGTCCTGGCGACGATCAACCGGGATCCGGAAGAACACCTGTCGGCGGTCCTCCTGGCGGACGAGTCGGGAAACCCGGGCTGGCACAGCCGGGCCCTGGGGGCGACCGCGGCCACGGCCGAGGCCCTGGGGCGGCCCGACGCCGCGCGCGACTACGCCTACCAGGCACTGCAACTGGCGGTGACCCACGGCTACCGCATGTCCGAGGCCGACAGCCTGCTCGTCCTGGCCCGGACGCAGACACCGGGCAGCCCCGAAGCCCACGACTTCGCGCTCCGCGCGCTGGCCATCCATCGGCAGACCGGACGCCGCCTGGGCGAGCAACAGGCGCGAGCGCTGCTGGAGGAGTGGGGAACAGCCGAGCCGACCGCCCGAGTAACCCGCCTGATCCCGAATCCCGCCTGGCAGACACCTCCCCCCAGCTGCATCGGGGTTCCGCAGCGGTGGGCCGCCGACCGGCGGCCGACCAAAGCGATCCCTCCCTCCTTAGAGATCGGGCCCGCAGCCATGGACCAATGA
- a CDS encoding spore-associated protein, with protein sequence MRLNHSILACTAMAALAVGATTVAAGPASAAPNTTAQKVCGSSYKTVNSAPVGTQGTVYLTYNASNGKNCVATIRTNPGTAHDMGAWIYVPDTGEYAQDEGAYTSYAGPTYVQGKAHCVDWGGHIDNVYVYVTGSNCAALKEHRVTTVR encoded by the coding sequence ATGAGGCTCAATCATTCTATTCTCGCCTGTACCGCGATGGCGGCCCTGGCAGTCGGCGCGACGACCGTTGCGGCCGGCCCCGCCTCCGCAGCACCGAACACCACCGCGCAGAAGGTCTGCGGAAGCAGCTACAAAACCGTCAACTCCGCGCCCGTCGGCACGCAGGGCACCGTCTACCTGACCTACAACGCCTCCAACGGCAAGAACTGCGTCGCGACCATCCGCACCAACCCTGGCACCGCGCACGACATGGGCGCGTGGATCTACGTCCCCGACACCGGCGAGTACGCCCAGGACGAGGGCGCGTACACGTCGTACGCCGGACCGACCTATGTCCAGGGCAAGGCCCACTGCGTCGACTGGGGCGGCCACATCGACAACGTGTACGTCTACGTGACGGGCTCCAACTGCGCCGCGCTGAAGGAGCACCGGGTCACCACGGTTCGCTGA